Genomic DNA from Halococcus saccharolyticus DSM 5350:
CCAGCTCGCCAGCCAGTTCCTCGGAGACGACGTGGCGCTCGCGAGAGAACTCCTTGTAGACCAACCCTTCGGCCGCGGCGAACCCACCTGCGAGGCCCTGTTCCTCGGCGGCGGTGCCCTCGAACTGCCGCGTGAGTTTCTCCTTCTCGGGGAGGAACGGGTTGTTGCGTGAGTCGGCGACGACGTTGTGGATGCGTGTCGGGAGTGGCTCGTCGTCGGGCGTGCGCTGGCGTTCGACGAAGTCGTAGAACTGGTTGTACCCATTCCCCGTCGACGTCCACAGCGTCACGTTGGGGCCGCTCTCGGTGCGCTGACGCGACAGGAGCATCCGATTCAGGTCGTAGAGGTCGGTGTGCTCGTAGTGGGCGACCTCGTCGCACCAAATGAAGTTGAACTCACTCCCCGCATAGCGGTTCCAGACGTCCGCACTCCCGAGCCGAATGATCGACCCGTTGATGAGCGTGACGCGGCGTTTGGTGCCGTGATAGTCCTTGACGATCGGCGAGTTCTCGGGATCGCCACCCTCTCCAGGGACCGTGGCCTCGCCAGGGAGTTGCTTGAAGAAGCCCTTGTACGTGGAGGGGCCGCCCTTCTGGGCGTCTGGTGCGAGGACGAGGTTGTCGCTCCGCGGCGTATTGAGAGCGACTTCGAGCGTCTTGCGAGCGCCAAGGACTGTCTTGCCCGAGCCGTAGCCCCCGCGGAAGACGACGACGTCGTGCTCGCCGGAGTCGATCGCATCGATCGTGTCGAGCTGTCGATCCCAGTAGCCCCAATTGAGGTGGAGGGTGCCGTCTTGGGGACTACTCGCCGTTGAACTCATCGACGTTGTCCTCCGTCACACGAGTTCGTTCGATGTTCACTGCGAGGTCGCCAATGGCGTCCGCCTTCTGACTCTCCGGATCGTCGAGGAGGCCGAGATCCTTCAGGTTCATCCGGATGTCCGAGTTGAGCGAGGCGACGACGCCGTTCAGGTGGTGTTCGTCCTTGTCCGTGATGCGCTGGAGACGGGCTTGCCCCGTCTTCGGACCATCGTTGGGGTTCCCGACGAGCTGCGTTTCCTGAAGCTTGTCGCGTTCGAGCCCCTCTTTGATGAGTTGGGTGCGGCCCGAGCGTTCCTGCCACTGCATCACCACGACCATCTGGATGCGCTCGGCCTGCGGATCGTCCTCGGTGTAGCGGGACTTCTCGATCCACGCTTCGGTGAGGTCGTCCACCCACTGGCGATCCTCGTCATCCAGGTGTTCGAGGAGGTTCGTCGGGTCCGCCGTCGCGCCGTGTGTCGTGGCGTTCTGGTTGCCCTTCGGTGCGCCGGCCCCCTCGCGAGCGCCGCCGTTGTTCCCGCCGTGCTGGCGGCACCGGCCGTCGCCGACGTGGTCGGTTCCCCACCCCAACGAACGATTGCAGTAGCCCTGAAAGATCGGTGGGTCGGACCCCCGGACGCGCTTGCCGTTGCACTCCTCGCCCGGCTCGCGCTTCGGCGCTTCCGATGAGGGTTCGCCGACGAGGTCCTGCTCGTCCATTGGTTGATTGTTTGCTGTATGAAATCCGAGGTGCGTGTGGGCGGCCGTCGCCACCACACCGCCACGCTGATTGACACTTACAGTACGAGGACGATCGACGCGCAGAGTAGCGCGATGAGGAGCGTGGCGAAGAACATGCCCACGAAACGGGCGACAACGGACCACCGGATCATGGATTAGCCGAGTGGGTCGTATGGTTCGTCGCGGAAGATCTCGTGGCGTGCCTGTCGGACCTCGGCCCGGAGTGCCATGCGTTCGGTCTGTGAGAGGTTCTCAAGTGCATCACGGACGCGCTGGCGGAGTTCGGCCTCCGTTTCAGGGCCGGCGACGGGCTTCAAATATGGCTCGACAGCCTCGTACTGGAGTTGCTTGCGCCGGGCGATGAACTCCCATTCCTCGTCGGTGAGTTTACCCGGCATGCTCCATATCGATGTCGTCGATGACGTACTCCCACGTATGAGGGCGCTTGTCCGAACAGCCGTGGATCGTCCCGAGTTTGCGGTGGGTGGAGGCGTCGGGCTGGCCGATCTTCTCGGCGAACTCGTCGCCCGGCTTCATGCTCGGACTCTCGATGACGTGGGGCTGGTTCATCACGTTCTCGCGGCGTGACTCGTGAAAATGCCCCCGATAGGCGATGTTAAACGAATGTTGAGCCCACCAGCCCCGCCAGTCCCGCGAGGAGGCTCCCGTTGAGTCGACGTGCTTGAGCGAGTTGTGGCCGTGGCGGAGGTGGCCGCGCCACTCGCCGTTGCGCAGCTCGAAGTTTCGGTACTCGGTGGCCTCGGCTTCAAGGAAATTGATGTTGTCATACCCCGCCTCGATAAGCCGGTCCTGTATCCACCGATAACAGATGAGGTCCATGTTCGCCTGCTTCGAGACGCCCGATGCACGGGTCTTTCCGTGATTTCCGGGCTGGGCGACGATCTGGACAGTATCGAACGCTTCGGCGAACGACTTGGCCTGTTGGGTGAGGGCGTCGACGGCAGCAGCCATCTGGTCTCCGAGCATCATGCTTATATCAAATGCCTGACCATCGTATATATTTTCATTGGTCAACATGTCACCTCCCCAAAGTAGGTGGGCGGTATCGAACTGGGAGACAGGTTCCATCAGTTCCTTCATGTCGAGCGCCTTCTGCGTGAAGTGCTCGATGCTCGCCTCGCAGATGTCGGGGTTGAACACCTCCCGGCCGCGTTCGTCCTCGACGACATCGCCCATGTGGGCGTCGGTCAGGTGCGCGACGAAGTCCTCGTTGCCAGGGTCCGGTGCCTGCGTTGCGACGAGTGGGTCTTTGCGTTTGAGGCGGCGGAGAATAGTCGCCTCCATCTCCGTCGCCCAGTCGTTCGCCTCGCGTGTTTTCGATCCCGTGTGCTTCGTGGCGACGCGACGGATCTTGGGCTGATCGGGGAGGTGGAAGACCCACTCCGCATCGTCGTCCTCGAAGTCCTTGTCGATGCCAACTGAGACACCTTTGTCCTCGATCGACTCGATGTAGGCGTTAACGAGGTTCTCTGAAAGACCGAGTTCCGTCGATAGTTCGTCCGGGGTCGCCGGGAGTTCTGCTATGAGTTCGAGTTCCTTTGGCCCGAGATCGTCGTCTTCGTTCGGCCCCTCATCCTCTGGTTCCTCGGGTTCGGGCTCGTCGTGAACGTCCGGCAGGTAGTATTCAAACGTGGCTGGATCGTTCTCGATCTCGACGCCCGCTTTCCGGAGGGCTTCGATGTAGTATTTCGCCGTGTTCTCCGGGCACGCCAGTTCCTCTGCGAGCTCGGATTTGGTGACGGGCCGATCGTGAAGGATCTCGAACGCATCGCGCTGGTTGTCCGTCAGTTCGACGTCGTCGGCGTTCGTGCTGTTGCTCATTTATCGGGGAAGGGGGAGGGTTGGTCGTCGGCCTGGACGCGCAAACAGAGCAACAGCGAGATTAGCGGAGGTCCGAGCGCAGTGAGTCTATCCCGCGATCCACGGCCGTCCGGATGTCCTCGACCGCACCATCCGAGAGGTCGGCCGTCACGGTGTCGTTGGGTTCTGGAGCGTCGGCGAGGCGTGTCCGAAGGAACTCATCCCACGTCTCGTCGCCTTTCTCCTCGGCGAGCGCAGCCTTCGTCTCCTCGCTCACCGAGATCGTGGTCCGAGTCATGAATTGTGGATGAATTACCGTCGGTCGTGTGTGCCCGCCGAACCGCCCGACGCGGCGGTGAATCGTGGATGAATTGGACGCTCTCAGGGTGGCGCGGGGACGGCCGACTCGGGGATCTGCGTCGTCTTGTCCGGATGGAGGTCCGCAATGATGCCGATCAGCTCGTCGACGTCCCACTCCGTCGTGCTGAGGTCGTT
This window encodes:
- a CDS encoding terminase large subunit domain-containing protein — protein: MSSTASSPQDGTLHLNWGYWDRQLDTIDAIDSGEHDVVVFRGGYGSGKTVLGARKTLEVALNTPRSDNLVLAPDAQKGGPSTYKGFFKQLPGEATVPGEGGDPENSPIVKDYHGTKRRVTLINGSIIRLGSADVWNRYAGSEFNFIWCDEVAHYEHTDLYDLNRMLLSRQRTESGPNVTLWTSTGNGYNQFYDFVERQRTPDDEPLPTRIHNVVADSRNNPFLPEKEKLTRQFEGTAAEEQGLAGGFAAAEGLVYKEFSRERHVVSEELAGEL
- a CDS encoding winged helix-turn-helix domain-containing protein, whose protein sequence is MSNSTNADDVELTDNQRDAFEILHDRPVTKSELAEELACPENTAKYYIEALRKAGVEIENDPATFEYYLPDVHDEPEPEEPEDEGPNEDDDLGPKELELIAELPATPDELSTELGLSENLVNAYIESIEDKGVSVGIDKDFEDDDAEWVFHLPDQPKIRRVATKHTGSKTREANDWATEMEATILRRLKRKDPLVATQAPDPGNEDFVAHLTDAHMGDVVEDERGREVFNPDICEASIEHFTQKALDMKELMEPVSQFDTAHLLWGGDMLTNENIYDGQAFDISMMLGDQMAAAVDALTQQAKSFAEAFDTVQIVAQPGNHGKTRASGVSKQANMDLICYRWIQDRLIEAGYDNINFLEAEATEYRNFELRNGEWRGHLRHGHNSLKHVDSTGASSRDWRGWWAQHSFNIAYRGHFHESRRENVMNQPHVIESPSMKPGDEFAEKIGQPDASTHRKLGTIHGCSDKRPHTWEYVIDDIDMEHAG